The DNA window CCAGCCTGGAGCTCAAGTTCTGCTCCCGGGGCCCCAAATAGGTCCAACGTGACGTGTTCTGAAAGCCTCTTTGGGAAACGAAAACCTCCTGGCCCTGCGACTTACGGCTGCTTCAACCTGTTTCTTTCAGATACCATTGTCCTCATCGCCTCCATAGCGGTCGTGTCTGCCAAAACTCAGGGTAACATCTTCGCCACGTCGGCACTGCGCAGCCTGCGCTTCCTGCAGATCCTCCGCATGGTGCGCATGGACCGGCGCGGCGGAACCTGGAAGCTGCTGGGCTCCGTGGTCTACGCGCACAGCAAGGTGAGCTAGCGCCTCCGCACCCCGCGGGCGCCAACCTCTTCGAAAGCAGACTTGGGCTTTGCAGAAACTGGCTACAGCCATGCGAGGACACAGTGTGGATTATGTAAAAGTCACCATAAATATCCAAGCAGTAGTCGAACACATGAAATCATGCTCAGATTTTGATTTTGTTCCCGTTTCAAGTATTTTTCACCTCTAAAAAATCTCTCCTTCTTTTTATATCTAGGAATTAATCACAGCTTGGTACATAGGATTTTTGGTTCTgattttttcatctttccttgTCTATCTGGTGGAAAAGGATGCTAATAAGGAGTTTTCTACATACGCGGATGCTCTCTGATGGGGCACGGTGAGTGCAAAAATCTGGTTTTATTTATGGATGTTGCGAGATGTTTCCTTTGAATACAGTCCAGTGATTCCCATGAGTGGTCTCAGGAAAACTATGAATGAACTTCCAAAAGGGAAGTTTTGTGCAAATTCGCAGAACATATAATTATCTGAAGAGTTGCCTCATCTGTTTAGGTCTAACAAAGTTCTCTTACAAATCAACCTACTACTTTTTGTGTGCCAGTCTGTTGCAAAATAAAAACGGATAATGTTTTAACCTTGATTAAAATGTTCATGGGCTCACTTATTTGTTTTAACTTTGTGGAGCACAGCTTTGAAGTACAAATTGTTGTGTTGTTTGTCACTCATCAGAAAGTTTATCTGAGGctctaaaataaaagaatagtagCTGAACAAAAGCTATGAGTAAAATTGTGGtacaaaaagggaaagagaaaagactgGTAACCATCTGTGAGATCAAAGATTACAGGCACTGTGTTTCAAATTTTTatactctttttcctttatattgTTGTTAAAGGATAGTTTTCCAAACAAGTAAAAGTTAAAACGTGACTCTCGTACACATAGAAAATAAAGCACgtgtaaatattttaagttattatcAATGAAGGAACTAGGAAGATGTTATAGCCAGTTCAGAGGACTATCCAAAGAACAGAAGTGTATAAAGATTAGGAGTGTTGAATGTGCAGAGGCAATCCTGGCTTCTTCCACAGTGAAAGCAGGAAGTCAGAGGAAACCCCACCAGACAGGATTTACTTACACATCAATAGGCAAGAATTATTTTGCACTCCTGATGCAACTTACACAATCATAAAATAGCTCAAAGGCCATGAAAGGTGCAGAGCCTGCCCCCATAAAATCAGAAATCGATAACCTAGAGGAACGTACTCTAAACAACACATAGTTTTCCACTGAAGCAAAAATTGTCTTTctattgtaaagtatttattgaacagtcATTGAATTGTGTACCTAATAAGAATGTTTTAGGATAAAGGAATGCTTTATACAATGTGTAaactacatttctttttattttattccttaataTGTTCCAAAAGGGTGAAAATACAACAGCAGTTAGAGGTGTCTGAAGAGTCTCTTTGGTCCAGCGAATTTGTTCTCTTATAAATCATTGGTAATATTTCTTGAGCGTTAGATTGTTGCCAGAATAAAAATGCATCATCTTCTTAAACCATGATTGAAGCATTAGTAAGTTTGTTTGCCAGTTTGCCTTGTGGAGCTCACTGCTGCACTGTTCCACTATTTGTCAGAAGCTCATCAGtgagtgttcctgcctggagaatcccagggacggcggagcctggtgggctgccgtctgtggggtcgcacagagtcggacacgactgaagcgacttagcagcagcagcagcagtgagaacTAGAGCTGTCATCAAAGATGAGGATAACTCATCAGGGCTTGAAGTAGAACCTGGTTTAGCATAGCAGCAATAAAATGAATACGAATCAGAAGTATAGTCGTTTGAAGAtgaagattctttttccttagatTGTCAGAGCTAAATGTCTACAAGATTGTGCCACTGATAACAAAGCATCCTGTTGGTTTCATAATTTGGTTTCCAGCTCCTTGCCCTCCCCCACAAGCAATAATGACCACTTTGAAAGAAGGAAAGTGGAAAACCCAAAAGAGAGCTGTCATCTGACATGCCTAAAATACTTTTTATGTGTTGAGAACAAACGGGAATGTATGACTCATAGTAGGAATAAACTGAGTAAACCGAGCAAAAAGGAGGTTTTTCTAGCCAGCAAGGAGAAGACAGCAATTTGAATTGTAGCTTTCGCATCGCTGTGAAGATCCTAATGTGGCTGAATGACTGAGACCCTTGGGCGCCCTTCTGTACTGAGGTGCAGCTGCTGGTGCATCCACCCGGCACCTCTCTagccttccttccctccaccttcctttctccttcctactGCATTGGGTGTTGAGCGTGTGTGGGAAACTCTCAATGTACTTACTCACCAGCTTGTTTCTTCGCCAGAATAACCCACGTAGCAGGTTTTCAAAGGTCATCTCTGTGCCTTTCAGGGAAAAGCAGTATCTATTCATTGATTTCATTGCAGGAATGCTATTCAACTGAAGTTTAACATGTACTtagtgcttccctgatagctcagttggtaaagaatctgcctgcaatgcaggagaccctggttcgatccctgggttgagaagatccactggggaagggataagctatccacaccagtattcttgggcttcccttgtggctcagctgataaagaatctgcctgcaatgcgggagacctgggttcgatccctgggttgggaagatcccctggagaagggaaaggctacccactccagtattctggcctggagaattccatggactgtacagtccacagggtcacaaagagtcagacacaactgagcaacttcactaacCTGTACTTAACAGAATCTTTGAATGGcctaattatattttgttttttta is part of the Odocoileus virginianus isolate 20LAN1187 ecotype Illinois unplaced genomic scaffold, Ovbor_1.2 Unplaced_Scaffold_41, whole genome shotgun sequence genome and encodes:
- the LOC110137758 gene encoding potassium voltage-gated channel subfamily KQT member 5-like, encoding MIVVFGLEFIIRIWSAGCCCRYRGWQGRLRFARKPFCVIDTIVLIASIAVVSAKTQGNIFATSALRSLRFLQILRMVRMDRRGGTWKLLGSVVYAHSKELITAWYIGFLVLIFSSFLVYLVEKDANKEFSTYADAL